One genomic segment of Impatiens glandulifera chromosome 6, dImpGla2.1, whole genome shotgun sequence includes these proteins:
- the LOC124943591 gene encoding extensin-like, whose translation MFYNTSILEYDGTTTTFGVAETIQRTLERYFVKFIANSTTSASKPTPSTHTPYAPTPYAHTPYAPTPSMHTPSILKPFAHIPSTPTPSSHTPYAPTPSTHTPYAPTPSAHTPYAPTSSTHTPSILTPSAHIPSTPTPSSHTHSTPTLYSPTKLIQSP comes from the exons ATGTTCTACAACACCTCCATACTTGAATACGATGGGACAACAACTACATTTGGAGTGGCGGAGACCATACAGAGAACATTGGAGAGATATTTTGTAAAG TTTATTGCAAATTCGACAACATCCGCTTCTAAACCAACACCTTCTACACATACACCTTATGCACCAACACCTTATGCACATACACCTTATGCACCAACACCTTCTATGCATACACCTTCTATACTAAAACCTTTTGCTCATATACCTTCTACACCAACACCTTCTTCACATACACCTTATGCACCAACACCTTCTACACATACACCTTATGCACCAACACCTTCTGCACATACACCTTATGCACCAACATCTTCTACGCATACACCTTCTATACTAACACCTTCTGCTCATATACCTTCTACACCAACACCTTCTTCACATACACATTCTACACCAACACTTTATTCACCAACAAAATTGATCCAATCTCCCTGA